CAGTGCAGGATGGCTACGCTGTAGGGCTTCGCGGAGGCGGCCAGCTGTTGGATCTGCTCGTCTGTGATGGTTGTGGTCATCGGTTCCTCGATCTCGTCGCGCGTTTCCCGAGACTGTAACCAGGCGTAGAGGTGTCGGTACCAGAGATCGGATAGCGGGTCGGCGAACAATACGAGCACTCAAGCCACTCTGGTCGCGGTGACCATGACGGTCGTGTAGCGGCAGACGAAATCGCCTCCCGTTCGATCGATGACCGCGCCGAGTTCGGCGAGTACTTCGTCCAGTACGGCCGGTGCCAGGCGGGTCGTGGCGCCGGTGGTGGCGGAGTAGTCCAACCATTCGTCGCGGGTATAGCGCTGGGTCCACTCGAAACGTTGCTGTTGCGGCTCGTCGAACGCGGCCGTTCCGCGAATGCCGTCGGCGGCTTTGTCGCACATCGCGGTGTAGATCTCGACGCTGGACACGTTGGGTAGGTGCGCGATGGGGGATTCCGGAACCACGCGGCGGAACACCTCGGCGAGGGCCTGTTCGAGTTCGGGTGGCGGCTGTTGCACGTTCCAGAACAGGGCGACGGTGCCGCCTGGACGTAGGGCGGCGGCGGCCTTGTGTGCGCCCGCGACAGGATCGACCCAGTGCCAGGTCTGCCCGGCGACGGCGGCGTCGAAACTGCGCCCGGCTGGATCCCAGGTCTCGAAGGTGGATACTTCGACCTCGGCGCCCCGGTGGCGTGCGAATTCGGCCATGCGCGTGTCGGGTTCGACGCCGAGGACGGTGCAGCCGGCGGCCTGGAATTGCCGCGTGACGATGCCGGTGCCGGCTCCGATGTCCAGGACGCTGCGTCCTGGAATGGCGTCGATGACCGCCGCGACGAGTTCCGCGGGATAGTGCGGACGGCATCGGTCGTAGCGCGCGGCATCGTTACCGAATGATTCCGCGATCGCGCGGGCTCGATGGGATTCGAGCTGAGGGGCGGGCGATTGCCCCGGCGGTATAGTGGGCATGTGCCCACTGTAAATGGGCAAGTGCCCACTCGGCAAGGGTGGATTCGGCGACGAAAGGGGATGTACACGGTGCCAACGGGAGTCGCCATGCGTGACGTGCGCGCGCAGCTGTTCGACGCCGCCGAACGGATCATGCGCCGGGACGGGCCGAGCGCGCTGACCAGTCGGGCGGTCACCACGGAGGCGGGGTGCGCGAAAGGCGTGCTGCACCGGCATTTCGCCGACTTCGACGATTTCCTGGCCGAACTGGTGCTGGATCGTGTCGGCAAGCTGGAACAGCTCTCGGCCGCACTGTATGTGTCGGCGGGCACCGGCTCCGTGGTCGAAAACCTCTCGGACGCACTGACATCGATATTCGAGTCGGTCGTGGTGGCGATCGTCGGCCTGGTCACGTTCCGGGACGAGTTGCGCGCCAGGCTACGTCACCGCTGGCCGACCGGGTTGCCGCTGATGTCGGAGGCGACGGCGATGCTGGCGGAGTACCTCGCCGCCGAACGCGTGCACGGCCGGATCGCGAAGAATGCCGATATCGACGCGCTCGCACCCGCTTTGATCGGCACGGGGCACCTGCTGTTCGCCGACCGCACGGGACCGCTGCCGGATACCGCCGCCGTCATCAGAGTGGTGACCACTGTGATCGGTGGTGCGTTGACCGCCGAGTAGACGCCTGGCAGGCATACGTGGCGAACGAGTTCAGCTCGGCACGGCTTCGAGAATATTGTCCGGCGACACCGTCGGGATCACCCGTTGCAAGGTGAACCCGTAGCGCGCCAAGAACTCTCGATACTCCGCGGCCGTGCGTTCGCGCCCGCCGACGTTCACCAGCATCTCCAGATCCACGAACTTGCCCGGGTGCGGGTGATTGTTCTCCGGCAGCACCAGCTCGACGATCACCAGGCGCGCACCGGGTTTCATCGCCGCGCGGACTGCGCTGAGGATGCGTCCCGCGTCCTCTTCCGGCCAGTCGTGCAGGATGTGCTTGAGGATATAGACGTCGCCGCCCTGCGGCACCGTGTCGAAGAACGAGCCGCGCTCGATGGTGCATCGTTCGGCCACGCCGCGCGCGGCGAGATGGTCGGCCGCGGCCTCGGCGACCTCCGGTAGATCGAACAGGATTCCAGTGGATTCCGGTGCGCTGCGCAGGATTTCGGCGATGAGTGTGCCCTCGCCGCCGCCGACGTCGACGACGGTGCCGAAGCGGGTGAAATCGTAGGCGGCCAGCAGTGGCCCGAGCGAGAGGGTGCCGATGCTGGTCATCGCGTTGTCGAAGAGCCTGCCGAGTTCGCGGTTGGCCTGTACGTGCTCGAAGAACGACATGCCGTGCAGCGCTTGGCCGACCGGCTTACCGGTACGCACCGCGTCGACCAGATGCGACCAGTGGTCGCGATGCACCGCGGAGCCGAAGAACAGCGCCGCGTCACGCAGTGAAACGGCACTGTCGCGGCGCAAGGCTTTGCCCATCGGCGTGAGCGCGTACCTGCCGTCGCGACGGCGGGTGAAGATGCCGTAGGCGATGAGCAAGCGCAGCAGCCGGTGCAGCCCGTCCTCGTCGGCTCCGAGCTGTTCGGCCAGTTCGGCCCCGCTGCGCGGGCCGTCCGCGAGCGCGTCGGCGATGCCGAGTTCGGCGGCGGCGTGGATCGCCTGGGTGAGCCATCCGGCGGCGAGCAGTTCCATCACCGCGATATGGCCGGGAACGAGTTTGCGATATGCGACGGCCACTCCGTAGCGGATCAGTTCGACGGCGCGGACCACCACCTGCGGCGGAACTCTCGATTGCCCGGATGCCATGGGTGGCTCCATCCCCTCGACGGTCGGCA
This genomic stretch from Nocardia brasiliensis ATCC 700358 harbors:
- a CDS encoding class I SAM-dependent methyltransferase, encoding MPTIPPGQSPAPQLESHRARAIAESFGNDAARYDRCRPHYPAELVAAVIDAIPGRSVLDIGAGTGIVTRQFQAAGCTVLGVEPDTRMAEFARHRGAEVEVSTFETWDPAGRSFDAAVAGQTWHWVDPVAGAHKAAAALRPGGTVALFWNVQQPPPELEQALAEVFRRVVPESPIAHLPNVSSVEIYTAMCDKAADGIRGTAAFDEPQQQRFEWTQRYTRDEWLDYSATTGATTRLAPAVLDEVLAELGAVIDRTGGDFVCRYTTVMVTATRVA
- a CDS encoding TetR/AcrR family transcriptional regulator, producing the protein MRDVRAQLFDAAERIMRRDGPSALTSRAVTTEAGCAKGVLHRHFADFDDFLAELVLDRVGKLEQLSAALYVSAGTGSVVENLSDALTSIFESVVVAIVGLVTFRDELRARLRHRWPTGLPLMSEATAMLAEYLAAERVHGRIAKNADIDALAPALIGTGHLLFADRTGPLPDTAAVIRVVTTVIGGALTAE
- a CDS encoding methyltransferase, which produces MASGQSRVPPQVVVRAVELIRYGVAVAYRKLVPGHIAVMELLAAGWLTQAIHAAAELGIADALADGPRSGAELAEQLGADEDGLHRLLRLLIAYGIFTRRRDGRYALTPMGKALRRDSAVSLRDAALFFGSAVHRDHWSHLVDAVRTGKPVGQALHGMSFFEHVQANRELGRLFDNAMTSIGTLSLGPLLAAYDFTRFGTVVDVGGGEGTLIAEILRSAPESTGILFDLPEVAEAAADHLAARGVAERCTIERGSFFDTVPQGGDVYILKHILHDWPEEDAGRILSAVRAAMKPGARLVIVELVLPENNHPHPGKFVDLEMLVNVGGRERTAAEYREFLARYGFTLQRVIPTVSPDNILEAVPS